The Kroppenstedtia pulmonis genome has a segment encoding these proteins:
- the metG gene encoding methionine--tRNA ligase, which produces MAGKPSFYITTPIYYPNDKLHIGHAYTTVAGDTMARYKRLRGYDVMYLTGTDEHGQKIERRAKESGQSPQEFVDKIVTGIRKLWDQLDISYDDFIRTTQKRHKKVVQHIFQRLVDQGDIYLDEYEGWYCTPCESFWIERQLKDGNCPDCNRSVEKVREQSYFFRMGKYADRLLAYYEENPEFIQPASRKNEMVENFIKPGLEDLCVSRTTFDWGIPVPDDPKHVMYVWLDALTNYISALGYSTEDDTLYRTYWPADVHLVGKDIVRFHTIYWPIILMALDLPLPKSVFAHGFFQMKDGKMSKSKGNVVDPAPLAKRYGLDVLRYYLLREVPFGQDGVFTPEGFIERANADLANDLGNLLHRTLTMVEKYTGGVVPKSIPGATDLDDGLRELVKETVEKTESALDQMQFSVALISIWELVRGTNRYLEGTMPWELAKDPAKSEVLGSVLYHVVESLRVVSILIQPFLVRTPAKMWEQMGLSSGEATTWDSLYHFGSYPAGTQVNKKAPLFPRLDVKEEVEVILEMMGSLGESAEKKEKPEPKKMENDLEPTITIEEFSKVDLRVAEVVEAEKVKGADRLLKLRLDLGFEKRQVVSGIAEFYKPAELIGTKVICVANLKPVKLRGELSQGMILAGKDDKGLALSTVSGDIPNGTRIK; this is translated from the coding sequence ATGGCCGGAAAACCCAGTTTCTACATTACAACTCCCATCTATTATCCCAATGATAAGTTGCATATCGGTCATGCCTATACAACAGTGGCAGGGGATACCATGGCCCGTTACAAGCGGTTAAGGGGTTATGACGTCATGTATTTGACCGGAACCGACGAACATGGTCAGAAAATTGAACGCAGGGCCAAGGAAAGCGGTCAGTCCCCTCAGGAATTTGTGGATAAAATCGTAACGGGAATCCGCAAGCTCTGGGATCAACTGGATATTTCCTATGATGACTTTATTCGGACAACTCAGAAGCGGCACAAAAAAGTAGTACAACATATTTTTCAGCGTTTGGTGGATCAAGGAGATATCTATCTGGATGAATACGAGGGATGGTACTGCACTCCCTGTGAATCATTTTGGATTGAAAGACAACTGAAGGATGGAAATTGTCCGGATTGCAACCGTTCTGTGGAAAAAGTACGGGAGCAAAGTTACTTCTTTCGCATGGGTAAATATGCGGATCGCTTGTTGGCTTATTATGAGGAAAACCCGGAATTTATCCAACCTGCATCACGGAAAAACGAAATGGTGGAGAACTTTATCAAACCGGGATTGGAAGATCTGTGTGTATCACGAACGACATTTGATTGGGGAATTCCGGTTCCCGATGACCCCAAACATGTGATGTACGTTTGGCTGGATGCTCTGACCAACTATATTTCAGCATTGGGTTATAGTACCGAGGATGACACCCTTTACCGGACTTATTGGCCGGCTGATGTCCATTTGGTGGGAAAAGATATCGTTCGCTTCCATACGATCTATTGGCCGATTATCCTGATGGCACTGGATTTGCCCCTTCCCAAATCCGTTTTTGCCCACGGTTTTTTCCAGATGAAAGACGGAAAAATGTCCAAGTCAAAAGGAAATGTGGTGGACCCGGCTCCATTGGCAAAACGGTATGGGCTGGATGTTCTGCGTTATTATCTGTTACGGGAAGTTCCATTCGGCCAGGACGGAGTCTTTACACCTGAAGGATTTATTGAGCGGGCCAATGCAGATCTGGCCAATGATTTGGGGAATTTGTTACACCGAACATTGACGATGGTGGAGAAGTATACCGGAGGGGTAGTGCCGAAGTCGATTCCAGGAGCGACGGATCTGGATGACGGGTTGCGGGAATTGGTGAAGGAAACGGTGGAAAAAACGGAATCCGCCCTGGATCAGATGCAGTTTTCAGTAGCGCTGATCTCCATTTGGGAATTGGTACGGGGAACCAACCGCTATTTGGAGGGAACCATGCCCTGGGAACTGGCGAAGGACCCTGCAAAGTCCGAGGTATTGGGATCAGTCCTCTACCATGTGGTGGAAAGCCTGCGTGTTGTCAGTATCCTGATCCAACCATTCTTGGTTCGAACACCGGCCAAGATGTGGGAACAGATGGGCCTGTCTTCCGGGGAAGCAACCACTTGGGACAGCCTGTATCATTTTGGTTCCTATCCTGCCGGAACTCAGGTGAATAAGAAGGCTCCCCTGTTTCCGCGGCTGGATGTAAAAGAAGAAGTGGAAGTGATTTTGGAAATGATGGGCAGTTTAGGGGAATCCGCTGAAAAAAAGGAAAAGCCGGAACCGAAAAAGATGGAGAATGATTTGGAACCGACCATTACCATTGAAGAATTCTCCAAAGTGGATCTGCGAGTGGCGGAAGTGGTTGAGGCGGAGAAGGTGAAAGGAGCCGATCGATTACTGAAGCTTCGTTTGGACTTGGGATTTGAAAAGCGTCAGGTGGTATCGGGGATTGCAGAGTTTTATAAACCGGCGGAATTGATCGGCACCAAGGTCATTTGTGTAGCCAACTTAAAGCCGGTCAAATTGCGGGGAGAACTCTCCCAGGGAATGATTCTTGCCGGAAAAGATGATAAAGGACTGGCTTTGTCCACTGTATCAGGGGATATTCCCAATGGCACACGGATCAAGTGA
- the lepB gene encoding signal peptidase I, translated as MGKKTKSFVREWVTTLLIAASIMMVVRLFLFAPYEVHGESMYPTFEGEELLIVNKWIYDVSTPDYGDIVVFHTAQQRDFIKRVIGLPGDQIAVREGQLFRNGKPVQEPYINEENQQNLHEVTVPKDHVFVMGDNRNYSRDSREIGPVHMKEVVGRADIQLKPFQNFRLLF; from the coding sequence TTGGGCAAGAAAACAAAAAGCTTTGTCAGGGAATGGGTTACGACGTTATTGATTGCTGCTTCCATTATGATGGTTGTCCGTCTCTTCCTGTTTGCTCCCTATGAAGTGCACGGGGAATCTATGTATCCCACATTTGAAGGGGAAGAATTACTGATTGTAAACAAGTGGATTTATGATGTGAGTACCCCTGATTATGGGGATATCGTGGTCTTCCATACAGCACAGCAACGGGACTTTATCAAAAGAGTGATTGGACTGCCAGGGGATCAGATTGCTGTCCGGGAAGGTCAGTTATTCCGAAACGGCAAACCAGTTCAAGAACCCTACATCAATGAAGAAAATCAGCAAAACTTGCATGAAGTCACCGTACCGAAGGATCATGTATTTGTGATGGGAGATAATCGAAACTACAGTCGTGACAGCCGGGAAATCGGGCCGGTTCATATGAAGGAAGTGGTGGGAAGGGCGGATATACAGTTAAAGCCCTTCCAAAACTTCCGCTTATTGTTTTAG
- a CDS encoding TatD family hydrolase has translation MLFDSHTHLNDEKFDADRDEVIRRAQEEYGVTRMLNIGFNRETISTTLALAEKYDFIYAAVGWHPQDAKDCTEADLDWLESLCDHPKVVALGEMGLDYYWDHSPKGAQENVFRQQIRLAREVNMPIIIHNRDAHEDVLRILKEERAEEVGGVMHCFSGDWEMAQECLQMNFYIGLGGPVTFKNAKDPKEVAKQVPMDRLLVETDAPYLAPHPNRGKRNESGYVRLVAEAIATLRGITLEELAQVTFANTNRLFRLPES, from the coding sequence ATGCTATTCGATAGTCATACCCATTTGAATGACGAAAAATTTGATGCAGACCGGGACGAGGTAATCCGTCGGGCACAGGAAGAGTATGGGGTGACCCGTATGCTGAATATCGGATTTAACCGGGAAACGATTTCCACTACCCTTGCCTTGGCGGAAAAGTACGATTTTATCTATGCCGCGGTGGGATGGCACCCCCAAGACGCAAAAGATTGCACAGAAGCGGATCTGGACTGGCTGGAATCCCTGTGTGATCATCCGAAAGTGGTGGCATTGGGGGAAATGGGGTTGGACTATTATTGGGATCATTCCCCCAAGGGAGCCCAGGAAAATGTGTTTCGGCAACAAATCCGGCTGGCCAGGGAGGTGAATATGCCTATTATAATTCACAATCGGGATGCCCATGAAGATGTCCTGCGAATTCTAAAAGAGGAAAGAGCGGAAGAAGTGGGTGGAGTGATGCATTGTTTCAGCGGGGACTGGGAGATGGCTCAAGAATGTCTCCAAATGAACTTTTACATTGGATTAGGTGGACCGGTGACTTTTAAAAATGCCAAGGATCCAAAAGAGGTAGCCAAGCAGGTTCCCATGGATCGTTTGTTGGTGGAAACGGATGCTCCGTATCTGGCTCCCCATCCCAATCGAGGTAAGCGAAATGAATCGGGATACGTCCGTCTGGTGGCGGAGGCCATTGCCACACTGCGAGGAATAACCCTGGAGGAACTGGCCCAAGTAACCTTTGCCAATACCAACCGACTGTTTCGCTTGCCGGAAAGCTGA
- the rnmV gene encoding ribonuclease M5 → MRQDKWIKEVIVVEGKKDVAAVQQAVKADFIETRGSAVGKDVIDQVRRAATVRGVIILTDPDVAGERIRRIISREVPGCKHAFISREDAETVEGIGVEYASVEAIRSALNNARWEIKKAGEPEITWERYLEAGLAGGAGSRQRREALAQELRIGYGNGKQLFRRLTLLRISRQEFKQALIRVGREERHG, encoded by the coding sequence ATCAGACAGGACAAATGGATCAAAGAAGTGATCGTGGTTGAAGGAAAAAAAGATGTAGCTGCGGTCCAACAGGCTGTAAAGGCTGATTTTATTGAAACTCGCGGTTCTGCCGTCGGTAAAGATGTGATTGACCAGGTGCGGCGAGCCGCAACGGTGCGGGGTGTCATTATCCTGACAGATCCTGATGTCGCAGGAGAAAGGATCAGGCGCATTATTTCCCGGGAAGTTCCCGGTTGTAAACATGCATTTATTTCCCGTGAGGATGCAGAGACGGTGGAAGGAATCGGGGTGGAATATGCCTCTGTTGAAGCGATTCGTTCCGCTTTGAACAACGCACGTTGGGAAATAAAAAAAGCCGGCGAACCTGAAATTACATGGGAGCGGTATCTGGAAGCGGGATTGGCGGGAGGAGCGGGATCCCGGCAACGCCGGGAGGCATTGGCTCAGGAGTTACGAATCGGATATGGAAATGGAAAGCAATTGTTCCGTCGTTTAACCCTTCTCCGAATCTCTCGGCAGGAGTTTAAACAGGCCCTGATTCGTGTTGGAAGGGAGGAACGGCATGGCTAA
- the rsmA gene encoding 16S rRNA (adenine(1518)-N(6)/adenine(1519)-N(6))-dimethyltransferase RsmA produces the protein MANYGIAGKTRELLRRHGLRLKKSLGQHFLTDSHILDQIIHAAELGPGVGVLEIGPGVGALTERLAAGAGAVAAVELDDRLVPVLQELFVRDSHVRIIHGDAMKLNLHEIIREHFSDCSSRSVVANLPYYVTTPILMRLLEERLPLDRIVIMIQKEVAERLTAQPGTKDYGSITVTTQYYSQPEWITRVPKHVFVPRPQVESAVIRLHVRKEPPVEVADEVLFFQVIRAAFGQRRKTLLNALSAKLFKGKGKQEVGNWIELAGIDPQRRGETLSLEEFAHLANILDKQARHML, from the coding sequence ATGGCTAATTACGGAATCGCCGGTAAAACTCGTGAGCTGCTGCGCCGTCACGGGTTAAGGCTGAAGAAGAGTTTAGGTCAACATTTTTTAACGGATTCACATATTTTGGATCAGATCATCCATGCGGCGGAGCTGGGCCCCGGTGTCGGCGTATTGGAGATTGGCCCTGGTGTCGGCGCATTGACAGAAAGATTGGCGGCTGGTGCAGGAGCTGTTGCTGCTGTGGAATTGGATGATCGGTTAGTACCCGTTCTTCAGGAGCTCTTTGTCCGGGATTCCCATGTCCGTATCATTCACGGGGATGCCATGAAGTTGAACTTACATGAAATTATCAGGGAGCATTTTTCCGATTGTTCCAGTCGCAGTGTGGTAGCCAATCTGCCATACTACGTCACTACGCCGATCCTGATGCGACTTCTGGAAGAAAGGTTGCCACTGGACCGAATTGTGATCATGATCCAAAAAGAGGTGGCAGAACGGCTTACAGCACAACCGGGGACAAAGGATTACGGATCGATTACGGTAACAACACAATATTATTCACAACCGGAATGGATTACACGGGTTCCCAAGCATGTATTTGTACCACGCCCCCAAGTGGAATCTGCGGTAATTCGGCTTCATGTTCGGAAGGAGCCACCAGTAGAAGTGGCGGACGAAGTCTTGTTTTTCCAGGTTATTCGGGCAGCCTTCGGCCAACGTCGGAAAACATTGCTCAATGCTCTTTCTGCCAAGCTGTTCAAAGGGAAAGGCAAACAGGAAGTGGGTAATTGGATAGAGTTGGCGGGGATTGATCCACAACGGCGTGGGGAAACCTTATCATTGGAAGAGTTTGCACATCTGGCCAATATATTGGATAAACAAGCCCGTCACATGTTGTGA
- a CDS encoding ribonuclease H-like YkuK family protein — translation MQFFHPRKGPISLDHMIEEICAYIEEDHLSVYKMVIGTDSQTTQEHTSFVTAVIIHRVGKGALFYYSRRQSKPLLDLRYRIYKETEYSLACMERFKEKGFLGASLELPVEIHLDVGRKGETRKLIQEVVGWVTAVGYTAKIKPESYAASSVADRFTK, via the coding sequence TTGCAATTTTTTCATCCGCGTAAAGGACCGATCAGTTTGGACCATATGATTGAGGAAATCTGCGCTTATATCGAGGAAGATCACCTGTCCGTATACAAGATGGTGATTGGAACCGATTCCCAAACCACCCAGGAACACACCTCCTTCGTAACCGCCGTTATTATACACCGTGTGGGAAAAGGCGCGTTGTTTTACTATTCCCGAAGACAGAGTAAACCTTTGCTGGATCTTCGTTATCGCATTTATAAAGAGACGGAGTACAGTCTTGCATGTATGGAACGATTTAAGGAAAAAGGTTTTCTGGGGGCATCCCTGGAGCTTCCGGTAGAGATCCATTTGGATGTGGGACGTAAAGGTGAAACAAGGAAGCTGATTCAGGAAGTGGTGGGTTGGGTCACAGCAGTAGGCTATACAGCAAAAATCAAACCGGAATCCTATGCAGCCAGTTCTGTAGCGGACCGTTTCACCAAATAA
- the veg gene encoding biofilm formation stimulator Veg: MGRNALSEIKRTLEGYIGQKIRLKANSGRRKTIERSGVLEETYPSVFIVKLDEEQHAFERVSYSYADILTETVELTVFQDEGQVPVKYVKNPQ; the protein is encoded by the coding sequence ATGGGTAGGAATGCACTATCTGAGATAAAGCGGACGTTGGAAGGTTATATCGGACAGAAGATACGCTTAAAAGCCAACAGCGGACGTCGTAAGACCATTGAACGAAGTGGGGTTCTGGAAGAGACGTACCCCTCTGTTTTCATTGTGAAGCTGGACGAGGAGCAACATGCTTTTGAACGTGTCTCCTACAGTTATGCTGACATCCTGACGGAAACCGTGGAATTGACTGTCTTTCAAGATGAGGGACAAGTCCCGGTTAAATATGTAAAAAACCCGCAGTAA
- a CDS encoding ribonucleoside-diphosphate reductase subunit alpha encodes MNELDRKGYGWLREILDNYPHLDAEAYLEQFRRYQDGKGMMKEDSVTNQLVLNALERISQEEPDWTYVAAGIYARSLYRKAGENRDTSPDDPYGSFSELLDLLTEQGIYDPYLLKTYSREEIREISSWIDPERDRLFTYIGLRTLADRYLAKSHDNRVFELPQERFMVIAMTLMSQESEKNRLYWVREAYWALSNLYMTVATPTLANAGKTYGQLSSCFIDTVDDSLRGIYDSNTDVATLSKGGGGLGIYMGKVRSRGSDIKGFKGISSGVLPWMKQLNNTAVSVDQLGQRQGSIAVYLDVWHRDIFAFLDAKLNNGDERLRTHDLFTGVCVPDLFMEQVDNRGEWHLFDPHEVRRVMGWSLEDFYDEEKGAGSFREKYQACIDHPELSRETVPAIEVMKRIMISQLETGTPYMFYRDEANRMNPNRHAGMIYSSNLCTEIMQNMSITQVEEEKTEEGKIIITKQPGDFVVCNLSSINLGTAVPVGILERLIPVQVRMLDNVIDLNTIEVLQARLTNQKYRAVGLGTFGWHHLLALKRIHWESEESLRYADELYERISYLVIQASMELAREKGTYPVFEGSDWQTGEYFRKRNYTGEKWEQLAEMVRESGIRNGYLMAVAPNGSTSVIAGSTASIDPVFQREYSEEKKNYKIPVTAPDLSPQTYWFYKSAYEIDPYWSIRQNAARQRHIDQSQSFNLYVTHDIKAKDLLSIHMTAWKQGLKTTYYTRSTSAEYVDCDSCSG; translated from the coding sequence ATGAATGAGCTGGACAGAAAAGGTTATGGATGGCTTCGGGAAATCCTGGACAATTATCCTCACCTGGATGCAGAGGCCTACTTGGAACAGTTTCGTCGCTATCAGGACGGAAAAGGAATGATGAAAGAGGATTCTGTTACCAATCAGCTGGTTTTAAATGCGTTGGAAAGGATTTCCCAGGAAGAGCCGGACTGGACCTATGTTGCAGCGGGTATTTACGCCAGGAGTTTATATCGAAAGGCCGGGGAAAACCGCGATACCAGTCCAGATGATCCATACGGTTCTTTCAGCGAATTACTTGATCTCTTGACTGAACAAGGCATATACGACCCTTACCTGCTAAAAACATACAGCCGGGAAGAGATCAGGGAGATATCCTCCTGGATTGATCCTGAAAGAGACCGGCTGTTTACATATATCGGTCTTCGGACGCTGGCAGATCGTTACTTGGCCAAAAGTCATGACAACCGTGTCTTTGAGCTTCCCCAAGAACGGTTTATGGTGATAGCGATGACCCTGATGTCCCAAGAATCTGAAAAAAACCGCTTGTATTGGGTGCGGGAAGCCTACTGGGCGCTGTCCAATCTCTATATGACAGTGGCTACTCCAACCCTTGCCAATGCGGGGAAAACCTATGGCCAACTTTCTTCCTGTTTTATTGATACCGTGGACGATTCCCTGCGTGGAATCTATGACAGCAACACAGATGTTGCCACATTGTCCAAGGGTGGAGGCGGGCTGGGAATCTACATGGGCAAGGTCCGCTCCCGGGGAAGTGATATCAAAGGATTTAAAGGAATCAGTTCCGGGGTGTTGCCCTGGATGAAACAATTGAACAACACAGCAGTGAGTGTGGACCAATTGGGGCAACGTCAGGGCTCAATCGCCGTGTATCTGGATGTGTGGCATCGTGATATATTTGCTTTTTTGGATGCCAAGTTAAACAACGGAGATGAGCGGTTACGAACCCATGATCTGTTTACGGGAGTGTGTGTGCCGGACCTCTTCATGGAACAAGTGGACAACCGAGGAGAGTGGCACCTGTTTGATCCCCATGAAGTTCGCCGGGTGATGGGGTGGTCCTTGGAGGACTTCTATGATGAGGAAAAAGGGGCCGGATCTTTTCGGGAAAAATATCAGGCATGTATCGATCACCCTGAGTTGAGCCGTGAGACGGTTCCAGCCATTGAAGTGATGAAGCGGATCATGATCTCACAGCTGGAAACAGGAACGCCCTACATGTTTTACCGGGACGAGGCAAATCGGATGAATCCCAATCGGCATGCCGGGATGATATATTCCTCCAACCTGTGTACAGAGATTATGCAAAATATGAGCATCACCCAGGTGGAGGAGGAGAAAACAGAAGAGGGCAAAATCATCATCACGAAACAGCCTGGGGATTTTGTGGTTTGTAACTTATCTTCTATCAACCTGGGTACTGCTGTTCCTGTAGGGATCTTGGAACGTCTGATCCCGGTTCAGGTGCGGATGTTGGACAATGTTATCGACTTAAACACAATTGAAGTGCTCCAAGCCAGACTTACCAACCAAAAATATCGTGCAGTGGGATTGGGGACCTTTGGATGGCACCATCTGTTGGCATTGAAGAGAATTCATTGGGAATCAGAGGAATCCCTCCGCTATGCGGATGAATTATATGAGAGGATATCCTACCTGGTGATTCAGGCATCGATGGAGTTGGCCCGGGAAAAAGGGACCTATCCGGTTTTTGAGGGAAGTGACTGGCAAACAGGTGAATACTTCCGAAAACGAAATTATACAGGAGAAAAATGGGAACAGTTGGCTGAAATGGTCAGGGAATCCGGTATCCGAAACGGGTATCTGATGGCGGTGGCTCCCAATGGCAGCACCTCTGTTATTGCCGGAAGTACGGCCTCTATCGATCCGGTGTTTCAGCGAGAGTACAGTGAAGAAAAGAAGAACTATAAGATTCCGGTCACTGCTCCGGATCTGTCTCCACAGACCTATTGGTTTTATAAATCCGCCTATGAAATCGATCCTTACTGGAGCATTCGCCAAAATGCCGCCAGGCAACGCCATATTGACCAATCGCAATCTTTCAATCTGTATGTAACCCATGATATCAAGGCGAAGGACTTGCTGAGTATTCATATGACGGCATGGAAACAAGGACTGAAGACCACTTATTATACCCGCTCCACTTCCGCGGAGTATGTGGATTGTGACAGTTGTTCCGGTTGA
- a CDS encoding ribonucleotide-diphosphate reductase subunit beta, translated as MQKRKLYDVTAPNASTGIINGRSSNILNWDDCRFPWAYPMYKNMLANFWTPFEINMGEDVKQWGGLTEAERFTFKRIIGLLAFLDSVQTDYSGKVSAYLTDSSLSALMAVLSFQEVVHNQSYSYVLSSLVPKQEQDEIFEYWKHDAILRERNDFIAKGYEAFTENPTPQSFLESIVYDVILEGLNFYSGFAFFYNLARNQKMVASASMINYINRDEQLHVRLFTQIFKELMAENPKLNTEQNHIFVQETFRKAAHLEIQWGEYIIGNRFDGIGIDDLRDYIKFMANKRVRELGIEPPFDGYRRNPMRWIIAYQDTNKGKQDFFEGKSRKYTKVSVDNGFDDL; from the coding sequence ATGCAAAAACGGAAATTGTATGATGTTACTGCCCCTAATGCGAGTACAGGCATTATAAACGGCCGTTCATCCAATATCCTGAACTGGGATGATTGCCGTTTTCCCTGGGCATACCCCATGTATAAGAATATGCTGGCCAATTTTTGGACCCCATTTGAAATCAACATGGGGGAAGACGTAAAACAATGGGGAGGATTGACGGAAGCAGAGCGCTTTACTTTTAAGCGGATTATTGGTTTACTCGCTTTTTTGGATTCTGTTCAAACGGATTATTCCGGGAAGGTTTCCGCTTATTTGACGGATTCCAGTCTGTCCGCCCTCATGGCGGTATTATCCTTTCAGGAAGTGGTGCATAACCAGTCCTACTCTTATGTCTTGTCCTCCCTTGTTCCCAAACAGGAGCAGGATGAAATCTTTGAGTACTGGAAGCATGACGCCATTTTACGGGAAAGAAATGATTTCATAGCCAAAGGGTATGAGGCTTTTACAGAGAATCCAACTCCCCAAAGCTTTCTGGAATCCATCGTATACGATGTGATTTTGGAAGGTCTCAACTTTTACTCCGGGTTTGCTTTCTTTTATAATCTGGCCCGGAATCAAAAAATGGTGGCATCCGCATCCATGATCAACTATATTAATCGGGATGAACAGCTCCATGTCCGTCTGTTTACCCAAATCTTTAAGGAGCTGATGGCGGAGAATCCCAAGTTGAACACGGAGCAAAACCACATTTTTGTACAAGAGACCTTTCGCAAGGCGGCACACCTGGAAATCCAGTGGGGCGAATATATCATCGGAAACCGGTTTGACGGCATCGGGATCGACGACTTGCGGGATTACATCAAATTTATGGCCAACAAGCGGGTTCGAGAGTTGGGGATCGAGCCGCCTTTTGACGGATATCGACGCAATCCCATGCGTTGGATTATCGCTTATCAGGATACCAATAAGGGCAAACAGGACTTTTTTGAAGGGAAATCCCGCAAGTACACGAAAGTATCCGTGGATAACGGGTTTGATGATTTGTAA
- a CDS encoding small, acid-soluble spore protein, alpha/beta type has protein sequence MARRGGVMSEALKVELAKELGFYDVVQREGWGGIKARDAGNMVKRAIELAEERMADRS, from the coding sequence ATGGCACGCAGAGGTGGTGTCATGTCAGAAGCCTTAAAAGTGGAATTGGCCAAGGAACTTGGTTTTTATGATGTGGTTCAACGTGAAGGCTGGGGCGGGATTAAGGCCCGGGATGCCGGAAATATGGTAAAACGGGCGATTGAACTGGCTGAAGAGCGTATGGCGGACCGATCATAA
- the ispE gene encoding 4-(cytidine 5'-diphospho)-2-C-methyl-D-erythritol kinase, which translates to MDISIKAPAKINLTLDVLHKRADGYHELEMVMTTIDLADRIDLTETTGGIQLESTSGFVPFDERNLAYQAAVMVKERLGIKKGVHILIHKHIPVAAGLAGGSSDAAATLIGLNRLWNLGLSREELAKWGLELGSDVPFCVLGGTAIARGRGENLTPVPPPPPCWVILAKPSHGVSTAEVFGALKLDQVSHRPNLKGMIQALESKDFDAVCGHLDNVLEDVTIPAYPKVARLKERMAAFGAQGVLMSGSGPTVFGLINRESVAKRVVNGLRGFCRHVYAVRILGGTEGIQLE; encoded by the coding sequence TTGGATATCTCCATAAAAGCACCGGCCAAAATCAATCTGACCCTGGATGTGTTACATAAGCGGGCGGATGGATATCATGAACTGGAAATGGTGATGACGACAATCGATCTGGCAGACAGGATCGATTTAACGGAGACTACTGGAGGGATTCAGTTGGAAAGCACATCCGGCTTTGTCCCTTTTGACGAACGTAATTTGGCTTACCAGGCTGCGGTCATGGTTAAAGAGCGGCTTGGTATAAAAAAGGGTGTTCATATCCTTATTCATAAACATATTCCGGTTGCGGCAGGATTGGCTGGTGGGAGCAGTGATGCCGCAGCCACTTTAATCGGACTGAATCGGTTGTGGAATCTGGGATTGTCTCGGGAAGAACTGGCAAAGTGGGGACTGGAGCTTGGATCCGATGTTCCTTTTTGTGTTTTGGGAGGCACGGCGATAGCCCGTGGACGGGGAGAAAATTTAACCCCTGTACCTCCGCCGCCTCCCTGTTGGGTGATTTTGGCCAAACCTTCCCATGGAGTTTCCACGGCTGAGGTTTTTGGGGCATTGAAATTGGACCAAGTCTCTCACCGACCCAACCTGAAAGGAATGATTCAAGCGTTGGAATCCAAGGATTTCGATGCTGTATGCGGACATCTGGATAATGTTTTGGAGGATGTAACGATACCGGCATATCCGAAGGTGGCTCGATTGAAAGAGCGAATGGCGGCCTTTGGAGCTCAAGGTGTGTTGATGTCGGGAAGTGGTCCCACTGTTTTTGGTCTGATCAACCGGGAATCAGTGGCCAAACGGGTTGTCAACGGTTTACGCGGCTTTTGCCGCCATGTGTATGCTGTACGGATCTTAGGCGGAACGGAAGGGATTCAGCTTGAATAA